In Setaria italica strain Yugu1 chromosome IX, Setaria_italica_v2.0, whole genome shotgun sequence, the genomic stretch ATAATAATTGTCAGCAATGCTGTTGCACCGTCATGTTTTATATAGTAGATACACATCATTGATATAAATCGAATCCCACGAGAAGTATAACATAACCAAAGCTTGGATGACAATCAAAGCAAATGGCCATGTCATCTGAAATTCACTCCTATAAATATTAATCTAAAGGTCAGTGCGATCATNNNNNNNNNNNNNNNNNNNNNNNNNNNNNNNNNNNNNNNNNNNNNNNNNNNNNNNNNNNNNNNNNNNNNNNNNNNNNNNNNNNNNNNNNNNNNNNNNNNNNNNNNNNNNNNNNNNNNNNNNNNNNNNNNNNNNNNNNNNTAGACGTTCACCAAATTATTACTCCTCAGTTCACGTAGTCGTGCACGGAAACGATCCTCTGTTGCAGATGACCTTGAGCATAGAATTTTGATCTTGATCAGGGGATGCATGCCTTGGATCAGTACCCTGTAAAATAGAAACTTACGCATGAATTTGTGAAAAGTGACCATCCCATTATGTGCATAAAGGGCAGCTAAAGAATCAGAGTTATAATCATCTATCTTTACAGGCCTTCATATTCCTCTTAACAAACTGAAATTGCAACCGCAGATAGATGGCCGAAGGAgtgtttccttaacaaaatgtttCAGCAGTCAAAATTCTAGCCGTAGTACATGCATTTATAGCCAACTATGTTACCGATACTACATGTTCGGTACAAATCTAAAGGTGTAACGTAAGCAAAATTCGCACACATGACACATTTGCATATTACTACCAATGTGTAGAACGGACTCAGGTGATAAACATCTGCATATACTGCAGTGCCAAACAACAATTATACTTTTAGGGGATGTTATTGCTCTTGCTAGCATGTTAGCAAAATAAGATTATTGGCACTTTTATGTTTGTAGGCAATGGATCTTTTTATTAACAAACTGTTAGTACGGAACAAATTGTACTTATTGGGTCAAAGAAGTAACACAATGTGCAAACGGTCACATGCAACAAGATGGGGAAATATCATGTGCACAACAGCATATGCACAAACTCAATCACATGAGCACATCCCTCAGATCAAACCTGAGTAGCCCAAGTTGGGGGGTGAGAGTTCTCTCATTCCTCTTGGGCTGAGTTAGGCCCAACTGGATTTAGTCCAATTAAAAGGGTGATGAGGGAATTCCCACCTCTCACTTGGGCCATTCAGATTGGATCCAATATGGATCAGATTAAGTTTGTGCATTGTGCACAAATATATGGCTGTGCACTTGATATTTCCTCTAAGATGATAGCCATTAATAAGTGACCAATTGTAATACAAATATCTAAAACAAACTCTAGCAAGCATATCCCCAGATAACAAGAGGCATTGCAGAATTACGGTTTAGTCATAATAAGTGAACCTTTAAAGTAGAAATTACCTCTGATGCTTCACTAGTGCCGATTTCTTGAAGATCCCAATCATTCAAAAGTGAACCCCTCCTATCAGTTGAACTGTAGCCCTGCACAGAGGATAAGAACCATTATTTACGTGGGCTGCCGAAAATGGAATTAGGGCAATGACATAGCAACCTTCTGGTTTGTAAGATCCACATTACAGAATTATGTAGCTTCTAAGATCCGCATTACGAATTATGTAATTATATCAACATAGTAACAGCACTCAGACAGTCAGACTGCAGTCCTAAAGTGTTAAcgaaaacaaaacaaatgacACTATGGATTTTATGGATATTTGTAAGAAATCAAGAATAAACAGGTGCTAGCAGAGTTATCAAAGGAGCATGTGAAATAACCTTTAGTATGTCATCCTCAAGTTTCAAAATCAACTTTTGCTGCTCTTCAACCTTTGAAGTTAGCTCAGCTNNNNNNNNNNNNNNNNNNNNNNNNNNNNNNNNNNNNNNNNNNNNNNNNNNNNNNNNNNNNNNNNNNNNNNNNNNNNNNNNNNNNNNNNNNNNNNNNNNNNGTTGTACCAACGGCCTATTGAACAAAATACCGGTTATAAGCACAAATAAGGACCAAAGAGTCAAAATATAGTGGAGTATCATGTAGCAACGACAAAATGGTACATTTTAACCACAAACATATCATTGTAGAATCACCATCACCAAGGCAACAAGACAATGGGGATCATCTAGCAAAGAATGCAACACAGGAAATCTGATCCCATGTTTGAAATTGCATTGCAGAACCAATTTTTATACATGGAATATAGACACAGTTAAGAACTTAGGAATTGGCATATTAAATTACCAACTGTGGTCTCAAAAGAAAGGGGGTTTATTGTTATGATTGCGAGTTTGTGACATGCAGATGTATTTATGTCATGATACCTGCAAAATCTGAACCTTTTTCTTGAGATCATCGACCAGTTTTCGTGTGGGTCGTTCTTGAAGCTCTTTCTTCAACTCCATAAGAGCACTTTCCTACAGATGGAAAATTAGTTAACAAAAAATATAAAGAAAAGGTAAAGTTTAGTTGCATAGTTCCAGGACATACACATGCCAAACCGGTTTATATTTCTAAAGATAACTGATAGAAGCAATAAAATATGCACCATCCTTTTTCCTCACTAAAACTGTTCTTTCATTGTATGTGCTCTCTAAGAGGAGATGCAAACCAGCAGGATATACTGATGTCTGTCCAACTCATGCATAACAATTTACGATCGAGGTGAATGAAAAATGCCAGATGAACATTGACAAAAGCGAATAAATGAGCATTTACTGAACTACTTTAGGAAAATGGATCACATTGGGTTGAGTAACTAGACAGGTTATGATCCATAAATGATAAATCGAACGGGGAGGTTTTCTAAATAAGCCCTTTACAAAAGTTTACTTAAAGAAACCcgcaaaataaacaaaatagcTATAATTTATATTTAGTAATCAGCATCAAGAATAATTTGTTCGTCAAAGAACATCAGTTACCAAGTTTACACATAACAGCCTTTAAGAAGTCAATACCTTTTCAGTGAGTAAAGCAGTCAACTTCTTCAGCTCATTGACATGCATTTCTCTCTCATTTGATAAAGTACTTTCAATATTGCGAAGTTCTGCATTTAACTCCGAGATAATCTTTTCCTTGGCGTTCAAGGAACTCTCAAGTATATCACTTGATTCCAAATAATCACTGTGGAATTATGTAGTTCAGATAACAAGGTCAACAAAAAAACACTGCTAAAAAGCTGCAAAATGGGGTTAAAAAAACTGACCTACTCTTGCTTGCATCTTCATTTGTTGTCTGCAACTGAGAACGTAGATCCCCCTGcaggaaaaagggaaaaaagtgtATTACAGAATGGTATCTTGGGGTCATGCACTGAGCAAGCAAATAACTTTATGGATTCCCAATCAAAGCATCCTATGCAATTCACTCTGTCCATCAGAAAGAGTTTAGACCATGCGAACTTAAAATTTTCAACCATTGCATAATTCAAACTAAGTTATTTTCAACAGGTTTTCATTGAGTAAACATACTGAAAGGCAGGGAACAGCCACCAAAGTACATCATCCACAACTTCATGCTAACATTTAGGAATCATAATTCACTGAGTAAGAAAAAGATTAAGCCTTAATATAGAACACACTAAAGAGCATTATTTCTTGAAAAGTTACGTGGCCAGCTCCTCAATTTCTATATAATGTAGCGCCATTTGGTTCATGAAATCCAGCTTGGTTAACTTGATTCTTTTACGGATGTAAAATCATCAGAAAATTTTGGTTGGTTTGTTGGACAGGTGGGTGGTTGGGTACAAATCCATACAGCTTCTTGAAGTACCTGCTCATCATAGAAATAGTGTGTTTGGGGAAAACATGGAAAAACAGAAATGACCGCCACTAAATCATAACAAATTGACACTAGTCCATATGTTAGAACCATCCACATGGAAAAGTTATGCAGTCAGAAACATTAAAGTTGAATTGCAAATTGCAAGGTTACCTTTTCCCTCTCAAGACTGACTAATCGTGCTTGCGCACGTTCCACTTCGTCCATCAGAAGGCTGACTTCAGCCTCCTTTGCAGTTCGATCCTCCTCTGAATGAAATGAGATGCTTTAATTCACTAGAGCATTTAGAATATATTGTGCCCACTATGTCTGAAGATGATCATAGTAGCACAGCTTAGAAAAAGACCTGACTGAGTGCGAAGCTCAAACAATTGGCTTTGAGCCGATTCATGTAGTTTCTGCATATTCTTTACACTTTCTGTAGCTTGCCTTAGTTGGTCCTGCAATGACCGTTCCCTACAGTAACAACAACAGAAAGGTCAAAATATACGGTACAAGTCAAGGTATATGAATCAGCCTTTGGTGTCAGCTGGGGTGATAATAGAGCCAGGAGTTTTCATATTTTCAGTTAATTTTTGCATACCTATCTTTAAGGGCTTCCAAAGTTTTCTGACTATCTTCAGCCATGCTTCGCTGCTTCATTTCAACCATCTCCCTCACTTTCTCCTCCATCTAAAATCGTTGGCAGGTtaattgaacatgaaagtattGCGAAGTAGAAAAATCTAAAATTGAGCAATAAAGCTGGCATTTTAATCTATCTGGACTAGTCCAAAATATTTTTATAGAAGTTATCAGACTAAGTCTAAAGGCTTGCTACTGTTAGATAAAACAAATTTTCACCCTCAATACACCAATTAGGCAACACTTACATACAAACATgcttatacaaaataaattttagcTAATAGTACGACGCTCAAACAAAGTTACCTACACTCTGAAATCTGGAGAAATTTAGCATTTTAATCTCCATCACTCTATGCATAAATTGCCACATATCACTATTTAGGAAGGAACTCATTTTTTAGAACTGATCTCCGAGacataaaagaaaaacaaaaaaaacatgaaaataAAGCAGACAATTGAATGGCAACAGAGCATACCTGCTGTTCCAATTGGCGGTTTCGCTCTTCAAGTCGCCTAATTGTTGCCTGCTGGTTCTTCAAGTGCGCAGCTTCAGCACGGTATTCTTCAAGCTCTAGTTTCATCTTACGGTTTTCAGTCTCAAGTTCAGATAGTTTCTGGTCTTGATCCTGCATGCATTGAAATCCTTAAAACTAGAATTAATGATTGCAGATGAGCTTCTTGTTAGGAAAACTAATTCAAGCTCAAATGTAAAGTAAAGTGAAAACCCGTGATTTTATCAGAGGAATCATAACAAACCATCTTTTGACAAAATTACTACCGCATTTTACAGTTTGAAAACCTACCGCCTATATGTTTCTATGTTGCAATAAGCTAGCTTTTGTTGATGGATGGTAGAATACAGTTGGGTGAAGGTGATTTGCTACAACAGAAATACAATCTAAGAATTTTAACCATATAAAACTACCTTATGTGTTTGAGAAATCACTACGAGATTATAACTGCTGTTTCTCTTTATGATAACATGAAATCTTACAACCTTGGAACCGTAAGGACATATTTCTCCATTTTTTCACAGTATATTGCAAGTACAAGGGAAAACTGAATTAGAAGagtaagaaaagaaaatattcGAAAGAACATACAGCCATAGAAGCAAGAGCTGGATATGGATCAGGGGCTTCATAGAGCTTCTGATAGATGTTGAGAAATGCATTTTCTCCGAACTTTGCTCTCTTTGTGAGTTTATCAACTTCTTCTTGATAACTCTTCAGCAAAGAGTTAAATAAACTCAGCTTCTCATCTGAAGATGCCTTTTTGAAGTCCCGAGTGTTCTCAGCAAGCTTACGTCTGTTCTTTTGGCTAGTCTCTTGATTCTCCGCAATCTTTAAACCCTGCTCATCCAAACCGCTTCTCTCCTTCTCCAAATCGAAATCTAGCGTGCACAAGAAGCCAGAGTCAGAATTACCACCACTGATAGCATTCCGCAGTGCAAGACACTTCACAGTCAAAGTTACCTCAATGTTGCTAAATCACAAGATGAAACCACAAATAGCATCGAAAAGTACCACAAGCTCAAAACACTTGTTCTCATCTCTAATTCATCACTCAAAGGCAATTGTGATGTTGCAAACTCTATAGACAAAGCTAATTTAGGACAGTAAAATTATCCAAGCTTCTCAGAAATGGGAAGTCTTAAGTTTGAGATGGACACTAAGCATTCTGCACTGAAACTGTTTTCCATACTTGTGTCAGTGGACCATGAATAATGTCATGAGCCACAAGGTCTTCACTCCTAGAGACCCATTCAGATTAAGACTTGGAGTTGGAGCAATCAATTTGACAAAGTGCGCAGAGCAAATGCAGGCGGATAGCTATGGCAAAACCAAATGCATGCCAACATTTCAGGGCAATTAAGATCCGTTCAGTCGAAATTAGCAACAGATTCTAATGATACCTACAACCACTACAGGCGAGTACGAGCGGGCGCGAACAGGAACCGCGATTCCACACAGCTAACGCGGATGATCCAATCCAACTGCTCCCCGGAGCTCACCAGTACGAACCTAACTCCGCCTACTCGACGAGTGGAACACAACCATCAGACCAAGGGTCGAGGCGCACCTTTCCAGAAGTTGCagacgacggcgagcggcgacgagatcgccgcggcggccgacgactggggcggaggagggggaggcggcggcggcgagcggtcgCGGTCCGACGCGCCCGCCTGCGCCGGCGGGGGCTCCATGGGGGCAAGCGCGGGTGTCCGGGGATCTGGACGCCTGGATCTGGCAGGGCTGACGGCGACGACGCGCCGAGTGGAGTCGGGTATATATGTGATCTGCTTCTTCAGAAGTGGGTTTCGTGTAGTTGTCGCAGGTCGCAGCGACGGGATTGTGTCTCGTGGTCGTGGAGTGGAGCGGTGGAGATGGCGACGCCGCGACGGGAGGAGGGCACTGGGTTTGGTTTGATTCAACTGCTGGTTTTCGGAGGCTCTTCGAGTggtgttttctaaaaaaatttcgCCGTATAAATGTCAGTGAAAATTGAAATTTTGAAGAAAATATTCCTTTTAGTTTGGTGGATTACCAAATATGTTCGCTGCTGTATTTTTCATGTGATGCTGGTTTTCTGTGAGGAGGTTTTCTAATTTTTGATGTGATAAAGGCAACTCTCAATATCGGCACAAATAAGATCGGTAGTTAGTTAATGCAGAAATGTGATTTTGGTCTAAGAAAAATTAAATTCCTGAGTACATATTTGTGCTCTATACCAACCTTGCTTGAAACATAAGACTTCTATAGTTAACTTGTAAACCAAATTATATAGAACTTTTGAGTCTGAATATACAAATATTCCAAA encodes the following:
- the LOC101773794 gene encoding LOW QUALITY PROTEIN: protein CASP (The sequence of the model RefSeq protein was modified relative to this genomic sequence to represent the inferred CDS: inserted 2 bases in 1 codon) translates to MEPPPAQAGASDRDRSPPPPPPPPPQSSAAAAISSPLAVVCNFWKDFDLEKERSGLDEQGLKIAENQETSQKNRRKLAENTRDFKKASSDEKLSLFNSLLKSYQEEVDKLTKRAKFGENAFLNIYQKLYEAPDPYPALASMADQDQKLSELETENRKMKLELEEYRAEAAHLKNQQATIRRLEERNRQLEQQMEEKVREMVEMKQRSMAEDSQKTLEALKDRERSLQDQLRQATESVKNMQKLHESAQSQLFELRTQSEEDRTAKEAEVSLLMDEVERAQARLVSLEREKGDLRSQLQTTNEDASKSSDYLESSDILESSLNAKEKIISELNAELRNIESTLSNEREMHVNELKKLTALLTEKESALMELKKELQERPTRKLVDDLKKKVQILQAVAELTSKVEEQQKLILKLEDDILKGYSSTDRRGSLLNDWDLQEIGTSEASEGTDPRHASPDQDQNSMLKVICNRXDRFRARLRELRSNNLELRKLKEKYEMVTVELEKTKADNVQLYGKIRYVQDYSHDKIVSRGPKKYAEDIESGSSDVEAKYKKMYEDDINPFAAFSKKEKDQRYKELGLRDKITLSSGRFLLGNKYARTFIFFYSIGLHLLVFTLLYRMSALSYLHMTPGHDESILDAGNQTLSHML